A DNA window from Mastacembelus armatus chromosome 11, fMasArm1.2, whole genome shotgun sequence contains the following coding sequences:
- the zbtb22b gene encoding zinc finger and BTB domain-containing protein 22b has product MQSLPMEVGSSSSASSNTSGSVVQVCFPNAQASVLDSLNQQREDGRLCDLSIHVQGQVFKAHRCVLAASSPYFHDQVLLKNMSTVSIPAVMDPLAFESVLSCAYTGQLRMLREDIVNYLTVGSVLQMWHIVDKCTELLREGRAAAGGGGSGGGGVQDGASVGGGAGSANPGCSSSNSDGGAAGGNGAGEDRAGGEGQAQVVGSNEPQGTPQPPSRPSVSESQSPSSTNYFSPRDGSSFGGGGVAAAGASVDGGGSSNTPSYCTPSGGEEAFLIEEEEEEEEVLYHQRKRGRVVGSGRRKKMSSASEQEVAVSDSFGVSSYQDGVESALPPQKRPTYSQPSIMPRKQWVVVKTERTEDDDLIVVSGEEGGEDEEDEDERELELTRERERSDFNISNVRSLSAELGGRAESDMDSQVDYCQSSEDYLKFEGSLMDQTLAQHLHDNTGPNQTANRAVSALLGQVQSAATARAQLFPLDMQGNQILLYSQASGLSLDTGAPPLGIAGGVIGGASFKGPSLEHGAVHLTVQGGLGVDGMDSGGIGGGSGSGGSNSGAGGSGKVFMCHCGKTFTHKSMRDRHINMHLDLRPFHCPVCAKKFKMKHHLTEHMKTHTGLKPYDCPGCGKKFMWRDSFMRHRSHCERRGGLGESGEGGNSSDAGRRGGGEDGPDLMSSPHLLLSAGEGGQGNILGGGGRGGSVSSPHLSSAVLSPQHGGVSATGSSSTNSSNMAATGVLLGVVSQSQGQGSGLFGGLGLGRSVCDEDVCEVGANDSSVT; this is encoded by the exons ATGCAGTCTTTGCCCATGGAGgttggcagcagcagctcagcgTCCAGCAACACATCTGGCTCAGTGGTGCAGGTGTGTTTCCCCAACGCTCAGGCCTCGGTGCTGGACAGCCTGAACCAACAGAGGGAGGACGGCCGGCTCTGCGACCTCTCCATCCACGTCCAGGGACAGGTGTTCAAAGCCCATCGCTGCGTCCTGGCCGCGTCTTCGCCCTATTTCCATGACCAG GTGCTACTGAAGAACATGTCTACAGTCTCCATCCCGGCGGTGATGGACCCGTTGGCGTTTGAGAGCGTGCTGAGCTGCGCCTATACCGGTCAGCTCCGGATGCTGCGCGAGGACATCGTCAACTACCTCACGGTGGGCAGCGTCCTGCAGATGTGGCACATCGTGGACAAATGCACGGAGCTGCTGAGGGAGGGCCGGGCTGCGGCCGGGGGCGGGGGCAGCGGAGGAGGTGGCGTGCAGGATGGAGCGAGTGTTGGAGGAGGTGCTGGGTCGGCAAACCCCGGCTGTAGCAGCAGTAACAGTGATGGTGGCGCAGCTGGTGGTAATGGAGCTGGTGAGGATAGAGCTGGTGGTGAGGGTCAAGCTCAGGTCGTCGGGTCCAACGAGCCCCAGGGGACCCCCCAGCCTCCCAGCCGCCCGTCAGTCAGTGAGAGCCAGTCTCCCAGCAGCACCAACTACTTCAGTCCCCGGGACGGGAGCAGTTTCGGGGGAGGCGGTGTAGCTGCGGCTGGGGCGTCAGTGGATGGAGGCGGGTCTAGCAACACCCCCAGCTACTGCACCCCATCAGGAGGGGAGGAGGCCTTCCTCAtcgaggaagaggaggaagaggaggaggtgttgTACCACcaaaggaagagaggaagagtaGTGGGCAGCggaaggaggaagaaaatgagCTCAGCGTCAGAGCAGGAAGTGGCGGTCAGCGACAGCTTTGGTGTGTCGTCCTATCAG GATGGCGTGGAGTCAGCGTTGCCGCCACAGAAGCGTCCCACCTACAGCCAGCCCAGCATCATGCCTCGCAAACAGTGGGTGGTGGTGAAAACCGAACGCACAGAGGACGACGACCTCATCGTGGTGTctggggaggagggaggagaagacgAGGAGGACGAGGATGAGAGGGAGCTGGAGCTGaccagagagagggagagaagcgACTTCAACATCTCCAACGTCAGGAGCCTTTCAGCCGAGCTGGGGGGCAGAGCCGAGAGCGACATGGACTCACAG gtggACTACTGCCAGTCTTCAGAAGACTACCTCAAGTTTGAAGGCAGTTTAATGGACCAGACTTTAGCTCAGCACCTTCATGACAACACAGGTCCAAACCAGACTGCTAACCGTGCAGTTTCAGCTCTGCTGGGCCAGGTTCAGTCCGCAGCCACCGCCCGGGCACAGCTCTTCCCTCTGGACATGCAGGGGAACCAGATCCTGCTGTACAGCCAGGCCTCTGGACTGTCCCTGGACACTGGTGCTCCTCCCCTGGGAATAGCAGGCGGAGTGATCGGGGGAGCCTCTTTCAAAGGTCCCAGTCTGGAGCACGGTGCGGTCCACCTGACGGTGCAGGGCGGTCTGGGGGTCGACGGTATGGACAGTGGGGGGATTGGCGGTGGAAGTGGTAGTGGGGGCAGCAACAGTGGCGCCGGAGGTTCAGGTAAAGTGTTTATGTGCCACTGTGGAAAGACCTTTACTCACAAGAGCATGAGGGACCGGCACATTAACATGCACCTGGACCTGAGGCCCTTCCACTGTCCCGTCTGTGCCAAGAAGTTCAAGATGAAGCATCACCTCACCGAGCACATGAAGACGCACACGGGCCTGAAGCCGTACGACTGCCCCGGCTGTGGGAAGAAGTTCATGTGGCGCGACAGCTTCATGAGGCACCGCTCACACTGCGAGAGGCGCGGCGGGCTGGGAGAGAGCGGGGAAGGCGGGAACAGCAGCGATgcagggagaagaggaggaggtgaggatGGGCCAGATTTGATGTCCTCCCCTCATCTCCTCCTGTCTGCAGGTGAGGGAGGGCAGGGTAATATTCtggggggaggagggagaggagggtcGGTCTCTTCTCCACATCTGTCCAGTGCTGTCCTGTCTCCGCAGCATGGCGGCGTCTCGGCCACAGGAAGTAGCAGcactaacagcagcaacatggcCGCCACAGGGGTGCTCCTGGGGGTCGTCTCTCAGAGTCAGGGTCAGGGATCTGGGCTCTTTGGAGGTCTAGGCCTGGGTCGAAGTGTGTGTGATGAAGACGTGTGTGAAGTCGGTGCCAACGACAGCAGCGTGACTTAA